The DNA sequence CGGTGGCCTGAGCCGGCGCGGTCAGACCGCCGGGCCGCGCCAGGTGTAGATCCATTCGTGGTCCGGCCGGTCGCCCGACTCCAGCTCGTAGATCTGCGCCTCCGCCAGCCCGCCCGCCCCGAGGTGGTGGTGGGTCAGCGGCGGGCGGCCGTTGCTGTCCAGCTCGACCGTGACGGTCTCGCCGTCGGCCGGGCCGCCGACCAGCGGAATGTGCACCGTGGAAGCCATGCGCCCATCCTGCCCCGGCCGCAGCGCACGCGCAGCGGATAGCGGGGCAGCGGGCCAGCCGGTCCGGCGACTAGGGTCCGAGAATGGCGACCCCGACGATCGACCCGACACTCGGTCCGGTCCTCGCCCGCACGGGCGACGAACGGGCGATCCTCGACGCGTTCCTCGACTTCCACCGCGCCACCGTGCTGCGCAAGGCGCGCGGCCTCGCCGACGCCGACGCCGGCCGACGGCTGGTGCCCTCGCTGACCACGCTGGCCGGGCTGCTCAAGCACCTCGCCCTGGTCGAGGAAAACTGGTTCGCCCGGCTGTTCGCGCCGGAGCCGGGCGACGTCCACCTCACCTCCCAGGTCGACGCCGACGCCAGCTTCACGCTCGCCCCCGACGACACGGTCGAGGCGCTCGCCGCGGCCTACGAGGCGGCCTGCGCCCGGTCCCGTGCCGTCGCCGCCCGGTTCGACCTCGATCACGTGGTGCCGCATCCCCAGCTCGGCGAGGTGTCGCTGCGCTGGGTGCTGGTGCACCTGATCGAGGAGACCGCCCGGCACGCCGGGCACGCCGACATCCTGCGTGAGCTGACCGACGGCGAGACCGGCGCGATCTGAGCGTCACTCGCGGGGCAGCAGCCCGTCCGGATACTCCATCCCGTCGTGGGTGCAGGCGGCGGCGGCCACCCGGGCGGCGTAGCGGGCCGCGTCGAGCAGGTCGGCGCCGCGCAGCCGGGCCGCGATCAGGCCGGCGGCGAAGGCGTCCCCGGCGCCGTTGGTGTCCACCACCGGCGCCGGTGGGGTGGCGGCGGGCACGTGCGCCGGCGGCAGGTCCGGGGCGTGGAGCGTCGCGCCGGCCGCCCCGCCGGTGACCAGCACCGTGCGCGGCGACAGCCCGGCCGCCGCCTTGCCGGCCCGCTCACCCAGCTTCACGTCGCTGACGAACACCAGGTCGGCGGCCTCGGCGAACGGCCGGTGGTAGTCGTTCTCGCCGTCCCAGTCGTGCAGGTCGGTGGAGAGCGACGCGGCGCCCCGCAGCGCCGGCAGCGCGTCCCGCGCCCAGTCCATGATCGACACGTGGGTGTGGGCCGCCTCGGCGACCAACGCGGCCAGCTCCGCGTCGGGGAACGGCGTCGGCCCGGACCAGGACCGCGGGTCGTAGAGCGACATCCGCCGGCCGTCCGGGTCGACCAGGTTCACCGACCGGCGGGTGCCGGCGGGCGCGTCCACCAGCACGGTCCGCACCGAGGTGCGCGCCAGCGCGGCCCGTACCAGGTCGCCGGCCGGGTCGGTGCCCAGCACGTCGACAAGCGTCACCCGCAGGCCGAGCGCGTGCGCGGCCAGCGCCACCCCGGCCCCGGTGTTGCCGATCCGCAGCTCGACCGGGGGCACGGTCAGTGAGTCGGCGGCGGGCAGTGGCAGCGCGGGCACCTGGGCGCGTACGTCCACGCCCAGCCCGCCGATAACGAGGAGGTCGACCATGGCGCCGACGATATCCGCTCGGCGCCGCCTATCCTGGCCCCGGGCGTCGTCGAGGGGGAGAGCGCGTGCTGGTCATCCACGGGCTGTGGCTGCCCGGCGCGGGGCTCGCCCTGTGGGCCGAGGACGGCACGCTGCCGACCGTCGCGCGACGTCGGCCCGGCCGCGCGCCCCGGGAACGGCCGCACCCGTTCGCCGCCGACCACGCCACGCTGGCCGCCGCGCTCGACGGGTTCCCGGGTGAGCCGATCTCCGTGCTGCTCGGCCTGCCCACCCGCGCCGGGTCGCCGGTGGACTCGCCGGAGCTGGTCCGGGCCGCCGTCGGGGACCCGGTCCGCGGCCCGGTCACCCGCGCCGGTTGGCGGGTCCCCGCCCTGGCGTACGCCCCCGACGACGCGTACGCGCTGCTGCGCGCGCCCCG is a window from the Micromonospora sp. DSM 45708 genome containing:
- a CDS encoding carbohydrate kinase family protein produces the protein MVDLLVIGGLGVDVRAQVPALPLPAADSLTVPPVELRIGNTGAGVALAAHALGLRVTLVDVLGTDPAGDLVRAALARTSVRTVLVDAPAGTRRSVNLVDPDGRRMSLYDPRSWSGPTPFPDAELAALVAEAAHTHVSIMDWARDALPALRGAASLSTDLHDWDGENDYHRPFAEAADLVFVSDVKLGERAGKAAAGLSPRTVLVTGGAAGATLHAPDLPPAHVPAATPPAPVVDTNGAGDAFAAGLIAARLRGADLLDAARYAARVAAAACTHDGMEYPDGLLPRE
- a CDS encoding DinB family protein gives rise to the protein MATPTIDPTLGPVLARTGDERAILDAFLDFHRATVLRKARGLADADAGRRLVPSLTTLAGLLKHLALVEENWFARLFAPEPGDVHLTSQVDADASFTLAPDDTVEALAAAYEAACARSRAVAARFDLDHVVPHPQLGEVSLRWVLVHLIEETARHAGHADILRELTDGETGAI